Proteins from a genomic interval of Medicago truncatula cultivar Jemalong A17 chromosome 3, MtrunA17r5.0-ANR, whole genome shotgun sequence:
- the LOC25489590 gene encoding NDR1/HIN1-like protein 13, with translation MADRVHPKSSPPSKSNTVPSSSPPPSGTYVIQLPKDQTYRIPPPENAQRYANYTRRKSRRCGCCCCLCWFIGILFTLIVLMAIAAGVFYLIVRPEAPKYAIDRVSVKGMNLTSLSTISPEFDVSVKADNGNKKIGIYYESDSSVEMFYRGVSLCKGVLPAFYQPSNNVTVFQTVLKGNGIELVRSDQRALVNAVTKGSVPLTLKLRAPVKIKVGSVKKTWKVRVKVDCDLTVDQLTAQAKIVDRDCSYGFDLGYENHYLDLGIWD, from the coding sequence ATGGCTGATCGTGTTCACCCTAAATCCTCTCCACCTTCCAAGTCCAACACCGTTCCATCATCGTCACCGCCGCCGTCCGGAACCTATGTCATCCAGCTCCCCAAGGATCAAACCTACCGCATCCCTCCACCAGAGAATGCACAACGTTACGCCAACTACACTCGCCGCAAAAGTCGCCGGTGCGGATGCTGTTGCTGTCTTTGCTGGTTCATTGGTATCTTATTCACTCTGATCGTGCTCATGGCCATCGCTGCTGGTGTTTTTTACTTGATTGTTCGTCCTGAAGCACCGAAATACGCAATCGATCGTGTTTCTGTCAAGGGAATGAACTTAACATCTTTGTCTACCATTTCACCGGAGTTTGATGTTTCTGTTAAAGCTGATAACGGTAACAAAAAGATCGGAATCTACTATGAAAGCGATAGCAGCGTTGAAATGTTTTACAGAGGCGTTAGCCTCTGTAAAGGCGTGCTGCCGGCGTTTTATCAGCCGTCGAATAACGTGACGGTGTTTCAGACGGTGTTGAAAGGTAACGGCATTGAACTAGTGAGATCTGATCAGAGAGCGTTGGTGAATGCGGTTACAAAAGGAAGCGTGCCGTTGACGTTGAAGCTGAGAGCACCGGTGAAGATTAAAGTGGGATCTGTGAAGAAGACGTGGAAGGTTAGAGTTAAGGTTGACTGTGATCTAACAGTGGATCAGTTAACGGCGCAGGCGAAGATTGTTGACAGGGATTGTAGTTATGGATTCGATCTTGGTTATGAAAATCATTATTTGGATTTAGGGATAtgggattaa